The following are encoded together in the Magnetospirillum gryphiswaldense MSR-1 v2 genome:
- a CDS encoding DUF882 domain-containing protein codes for MNQDRTGDQTLSRRMFLGAGIGAAATLALTSPLEAAVRAMPERALNLYNIHTGEWVKTVYWADGRYIAKSLSQISRLLRDHRSGDTHPMDPRLLDLMAATHRRLGAKGAIHIVSGYRSPTTNAMLAAATDGVAQGSLHMSGKAVDIRIPGATTRVVGRAAKSLKVGGVGTYPGSKFVHLDTGRVRFW; via the coding sequence ATGAACCAGGACCGCACTGGCGATCAGACCCTATCGCGCCGCATGTTTTTGGGCGCGGGTATCGGTGCCGCCGCCACGCTGGCGTTGACTTCGCCGCTGGAAGCCGCCGTTCGCGCCATGCCGGAACGTGCGCTCAACCTGTACAACATCCATACCGGCGAATGGGTCAAGACGGTCTATTGGGCCGATGGCCGCTATATCGCCAAATCGTTGTCGCAGATCAGCCGCCTGCTGCGCGATCACCGTTCGGGTGATACCCACCCCATGGACCCGCGGCTTCTGGACCTGATGGCCGCCACCCACCGCCGCCTGGGGGCCAAGGGCGCCATCCACATCGTGTCCGGCTATCGCTCGCCCACCACCAATGCCATGCTGGCGGCAGCCACCGACGGGGTCGCCCAAGGCAGCCTGCACATGAGCGGCAAGGCGGTGGACATCCGCATCCCCGGCGCCACCACCCGGGTGGTCGGTCGTGCCGCCAAATCGCTGAAGGTCGGCGGCGTCGGCACCTATCCCGGTTCCAAATTCGTGCATCTGGATACCGGGCGCGTCCGTTTCTGGTAA
- a CDS encoding L,D-transpeptidase family protein produces MSFIRPLYVAAALVLIPGLFCADARASIAARLAEDSAVIQVGEHPLESDLIRAFYSERGFKAAWSGEARPRADKLLAQIQAVAAGEGLRPQAYVVPDINNADDRDLLISETLARFARDLSIGRVAPTRQVGGMGAEIRPKLDGTAILRELAAGRELAATLIPVQPAYAGYHRLKVALARYEKLAADGGWSVIPDGPSIKAGMEDARLPLVRKRLIVTGELAASQSQGNTLDAPLIEAVKRFQGRHGIDPDGAIGKQTLTALNISAEERVRQVAANLERWRWMPRRLDSTHIAVNLPAAHFELVREGRIDMAMRVVVGDIQHQTPTMATTMTSVVINPTWTVPPSIATKEILPKLRKDPGYLANNNMRILDAFDGDFEKSQGLGIDWSKYSKFPYRLRQKPGSDNALGQVKFNLDNGDDIYLHDTPKRQYFGRIFRALSHGCVRLERPTDLAKLLLPAQADKLDEWVLDDTTRTVKLDKPLTVYLMYMTAWSDEDGTVHFREDLYGHDSRLKTALKRRQQPPQPQVSQEPVKK; encoded by the coding sequence TTGTCTTTTATCCGTCCGCTGTACGTTGCTGCCGCCCTGGTCCTGATACCGGGGCTTTTCTGCGCCGATGCCAGGGCCTCGATCGCCGCCCGCTTGGCCGAAGACAGCGCCGTTATTCAGGTGGGGGAACACCCCCTGGAAAGCGACCTGATCCGCGCTTTCTACAGCGAGCGGGGCTTCAAGGCCGCGTGGTCGGGCGAGGCGCGCCCGCGCGCCGACAAGCTGCTGGCCCAGATCCAGGCGGTCGCCGCCGGCGAGGGCTTGCGCCCACAGGCCTATGTGGTGCCGGACATCAACAACGCCGACGACCGTGACCTGCTGATTTCGGAAACCCTGGCCCGCTTTGCCCGCGACCTGTCCATCGGTCGCGTCGCCCCCACCCGTCAGGTCGGCGGCATGGGCGCCGAGATTCGACCCAAGCTGGACGGCACCGCGATCTTGCGCGAGCTTGCTGCCGGGCGCGAATTGGCCGCCACTCTGATCCCGGTGCAGCCGGCTTATGCCGGCTATCACCGCCTGAAGGTCGCCCTGGCCCGATACGAAAAACTGGCCGCCGATGGCGGTTGGTCGGTCATCCCCGACGGCCCATCCATCAAGGCTGGTATGGAGGATGCGCGCCTGCCCCTGGTGCGCAAGCGTCTGATCGTCACCGGCGAGCTGGCCGCCAGCCAAAGTCAGGGCAACACCCTGGATGCCCCATTGATCGAGGCGGTCAAGCGGTTCCAGGGCCGGCACGGCATCGATCCCGACGGCGCCATCGGCAAGCAGACCTTGACCGCGCTCAACATCAGCGCCGAGGAACGCGTCCGTCAGGTGGCCGCCAATCTGGAACGCTGGCGCTGGATGCCGCGGCGACTGGATTCAACCCATATCGCCGTCAACCTGCCCGCCGCCCATTTCGAACTGGTGCGCGAGGGCCGCATCGACATGGCCATGCGGGTTGTCGTCGGCGATATCCAGCACCAGACGCCGACCATGGCCACCACCATGACCTCGGTGGTCATCAACCCCACCTGGACGGTGCCGCCCTCTATCGCCACCAAGGAAATCCTGCCCAAGCTGCGCAAGGATCCCGGCTATCTGGCCAACAACAACATGCGCATTCTCGATGCCTTCGACGGTGACTTTGAAAAATCGCAGGGATTGGGCATCGACTGGTCCAAATATTCCAAGTTTCCCTATCGTCTGCGGCAGAAGCCCGGCAGCGACAATGCCTTGGGCCAGGTCAAATTCAACCTGGACAACGGCGACGACATCTATCTGCACGACACGCCCAAGCGGCAGTATTTCGGTCGTATCTTCCGTGCTCTGTCCCATGGCTGCGTCCGCCTGGAACGCCCCACCGACCTGGCCAAGCTGCTGCTGCCGGCCCAGGCCGACAAGCTCGATGAGTGGGTGCTCGACGACACCACCCGCACGGTCAAGCTGGACAAGCCGCTGACCGTTTACCTTATGTATATGACCGCCTGGTCCGACGAAGACGGCACCGTACATTTCCGTGAAGATTTGTATGGGCATGATTCGCGCCTGAAAACAGCGTTAAAGCGCCGGCAGCAGCCGCCTCAGCCGCAGGTCAGCCAGGAACCCGTCAAGAAGTAA
- a CDS encoding rhodanese-like domain-containing protein: protein MSTYSGDISPRDSWEKLKSTPEARLVDVRTQAEWQFVGLPDLSSLETQPVLVSWQIFPTMTKNDAFAQQLAAQGIGTETPLLFLCRSGVRSKAAAELMTSLGYKECWNISDGFEGPLDESRHRGSQGGWKAQGLPWLQG, encoded by the coding sequence ATGAGCACCTATTCCGGCGACATCTCGCCCCGTGACAGCTGGGAAAAGCTGAAATCCACCCCCGAGGCCCGTCTGGTCGACGTCCGTACCCAGGCGGAGTGGCAGTTCGTCGGCTTGCCCGATCTGTCGTCCCTGGAAACCCAGCCCGTCTTGGTGTCGTGGCAGATTTTCCCGACCATGACCAAGAACGACGCCTTCGCCCAGCAATTGGCGGCCCAGGGCATCGGCACCGAGACACCGCTTTTGTTCCTGTGCCGGTCGGGCGTGCGCTCGAAGGCGGCGGCGGAACTGATGACGTCGCTGGGATACAAGGAATGCTGGAATATCAGCGACGGTTTCGAGGGACCGCTGGACGAATCCCGCCATCGCGGCTCCCAGGGCGGCTGGAAAGCCCAAGGCCTGCCCTGGCTACAGGGTTGA
- a CDS encoding nitrite/sulfite reductase, with protein sequence MLDAIPTDPVLAEPLVRDADLSEYRAALARHQRGEWDAERFTAFRLRFGVYGQKQPGVQMVRIKIPGGRLSPAWLRTIGQANRTYAQGDAHLTTRQDVQIYSVPLDQSPALLELLYANGITTREACGNTIRNLTACALAGACPRELVDAGKVADQLARAWLRHPLVQNMPRKLKFTVSGCATDCGHSSIHDLGLIAIDKDGQRGFRILAGGGLGSQPRAAIEVLPFVAETDLPAVIEALARLHQRYSDRRNRNASRVKFVVKRFGEEKFRTLFAEEFERVRQLPQRPWTGLEWRDALEAPVSRAPVGLISAHDGSTAVSVLVPLGILSSDQLDRLAEIAEAAGVTDLRATREQNLVFLGVAADKVAAVVDGVTAIGLQVPASAEQAPTVISCPGTTTCRIGITNSQSFARQALASALNDPLAKGLSVHVSGCQNSCGLHHVADFGLHGAAKKVEGRATPHYQLHFGGDANAGLVGLGGPTIPAKLADQALALLRQALAQGRQSGESVRAWAERLGQDGIAAILAPLDAGATDGLFVDWGDAVDFPGAPQAKGECAAPFAMDLCYADLADDALISTDRHLIAGLHDTARDTAADAQAFALRRLLHARGIVTEDGIAVGALLSQVSQVWADSPVIAQAVGQADKAQAQDAQTYREAVAYLLDSVAEAIAAPVPAVAEVGDINALLGAVP encoded by the coding sequence ATGTTGGATGCCATCCCCACCGATCCGGTCCTGGCCGAGCCGCTGGTGCGTGACGCCGACCTGAGCGAATACCGGGCCGCCCTGGCGCGACATCAGCGGGGCGAGTGGGATGCCGAGCGTTTCACCGCCTTTCGCCTGCGTTTCGGCGTCTACGGCCAAAAGCAGCCGGGCGTGCAGATGGTTCGCATCAAGATCCCCGGTGGGCGGCTGTCGCCAGCGTGGCTGCGCACCATCGGTCAGGCCAACCGCACTTACGCCCAGGGCGATGCCCATCTGACCACCCGCCAGGACGTGCAGATTTATTCGGTACCGCTGGATCAAAGCCCCGCTCTGCTGGAATTGCTATATGCCAACGGCATCACCACCCGCGAAGCCTGCGGCAACACCATCCGCAACCTGACCGCCTGCGCCCTGGCCGGCGCCTGCCCGCGGGAACTGGTGGATGCCGGCAAGGTGGCCGATCAATTGGCCCGCGCCTGGCTGCGCCATCCGCTGGTGCAGAACATGCCGCGCAAGCTGAAATTCACCGTCTCGGGCTGCGCCACCGATTGCGGTCATTCGTCCATTCACGATCTGGGCCTGATCGCCATCGATAAGGACGGCCAGCGCGGTTTTCGCATCCTGGCCGGCGGCGGTCTGGGCAGCCAGCCGCGTGCGGCGATCGAGGTTCTGCCCTTTGTCGCTGAAACCGACCTGCCGGCGGTGATCGAGGCTTTGGCCCGTCTGCACCAGCGTTATTCCGACCGCCGCAACCGCAATGCGTCGCGGGTCAAGTTCGTGGTCAAGCGTTTCGGCGAGGAAAAGTTCCGCACCCTGTTCGCCGAGGAATTCGAGCGCGTGCGTCAGTTGCCCCAGCGTCCGTGGACCGGTCTGGAATGGCGCGACGCCCTGGAAGCCCCGGTGTCCCGCGCTCCGGTCGGCCTGATCTCCGCCCATGACGGCAGCACCGCCGTGTCGGTGCTGGTGCCCCTGGGCATCTTGTCGTCGGACCAGTTGGACCGTCTGGCCGAAATCGCCGAAGCCGCCGGGGTCACCGATCTGCGCGCCACCCGTGAACAGAATCTGGTGTTCCTGGGCGTTGCCGCCGACAAGGTGGCGGCGGTGGTCGACGGCGTCACCGCCATCGGCTTGCAGGTGCCCGCCTCGGCGGAACAGGCGCCGACGGTGATTTCCTGCCCCGGCACCACCACCTGCCGCATCGGCATCACCAATTCGCAAAGCTTCGCCCGTCAGGCCCTGGCCAGCGCCCTCAACGATCCGTTGGCCAAGGGTCTCAGCGTCCATGTCTCGGGCTGCCAGAATTCCTGCGGCCTGCACCATGTGGCCGATTTCGGCCTGCACGGCGCCGCCAAGAAGGTGGAGGGCCGCGCCACCCCGCATTACCAATTGCATTTCGGCGGCGACGCCAATGCCGGCCTGGTTGGCTTGGGCGGCCCGACCATTCCGGCCAAGCTGGCCGACCAGGCTTTGGCCCTGCTGCGTCAGGCCCTGGCGCAAGGGCGTCAGAGCGGTGAAAGCGTGCGTGCCTGGGCTGAACGATTGGGCCAGGACGGCATCGCCGCCATTCTGGCGCCTCTGGATGCCGGTGCCACCGATGGCCTGTTCGTCGATTGGGGCGATGCGGTGGATTTCCCCGGCGCCCCCCAAGCCAAGGGCGAGTGCGCCGCCCCCTTCGCCATGGATTTGTGCTACGCCGATCTGGCCGACGATGCCCTGATTTCCACCGACCGCCACCTGATCGCCGGTTTGCATGATACCGCTCGGGATACTGCCGCCGACGCTCAGGCCTTTGCCCTGCGGCGCCTGCTGCACGCCCGTGGCATCGTCACCGAGGACGGCATTGCCGTCGGCGCTCTGCTGTCGCAGGTGTCGCAGGTATGGGCCGATTCCCCGGTCATCGCCCAGGCGGTGGGCCAAGCGGATAAGGCCCAGGCGCAGGATGCCCAGACCTATCGCGAGGCGGTAGCCTATCTGCTGGACAGCGTCGCCGAGGCCATCGCCGCCCCGGTTCCGGCTGTGGCCGAGGTGGGGGACATCAACGCCTTGCTGGGGGCGGTGCCATGA
- a CDS encoding phosphoadenylyl-sulfate reductase, whose protein sequence is MSHVDYSAAYGHLSGKDLIEVIAHQVFPGKVAVTSSFGAESAVLLDLVAQVDPSIPVVFLDTGELFDETLEYRYRLERQLGLTNVVVVRPASEDLTEAEDLWRTDHDRCCYLRKVLPLARAVEGYAGLIDGRKQAHGFDRQALSTVQVSGEVVKISPLANWSEDDVQKAFVSRGLPTHPLVEQGYRSIGCWPCTRPTKPGESARAGRWAGSAKTECGIHTLVLGSDGAGI, encoded by the coding sequence ATGAGCCACGTGGATTACAGCGCTGCTTACGGTCACCTGTCCGGTAAGGATCTGATCGAGGTCATCGCTCATCAGGTGTTTCCGGGCAAGGTGGCGGTGACCTCGTCGTTCGGGGCCGAATCCGCCGTGCTGTTGGATCTGGTGGCTCAGGTGGATCCGTCCATTCCGGTGGTTTTCCTCGATACCGGTGAGTTGTTCGACGAAACCCTGGAATACCGCTATCGGCTCGAGCGCCAGTTGGGGTTGACCAATGTGGTGGTGGTGCGTCCGGCATCGGAAGACCTGACCGAGGCCGAGGATCTGTGGCGCACCGACCATGACCGCTGCTGTTATTTGCGCAAGGTGTTGCCGCTGGCCCGTGCGGTCGAGGGGTATGCCGGCCTGATCGACGGACGCAAGCAAGCCCACGGCTTCGATCGCCAAGCCTTGTCCACCGTCCAGGTGTCGGGCGAGGTGGTCAAAATCAGCCCGCTGGCCAATTGGAGCGAGGACGACGTACAAAAGGCCTTTGTCAGCCGTGGCCTGCCCACCCATCCGCTGGTCGAGCAGGGCTATCGCTCCATCGGTTGCTGGCCGTGTACACGCCCGACCAAGCCGGGCGAATCGGCCCGCGCCGGGCGCTGGGCCGGCAGCGCCAAGACCGAATGTGGAATTCATACCCTTGTCCTTGGCAGCGACGGCGCCGGGATCTGA
- the cysD gene encoding sulfate adenylyltransferase subunit CysD, with translation MNDLDQLEAQSIYIFREAFNRLDKIAMLWSIGKDSNVMLWLARKAFFGHVPFPVLHVDTSYKIPEMIEFRDRVAKDWKLPLIIGQNKAALEAGMHPDQGRVTCCSALKTEGLKALLAEHGFTGVIAGIRRDEEGTRAKERVFSPRNDTNEWDVRDQPPEFWDQFKTDFAPGTHLRIHPLLAWTELDVWRYIAREGIPVVDLYFSKNGRRYRSLGCAPCTGSIASTASTVDEIVEELETTKTSERAGRAQDKESEDAFERLRAAGYM, from the coding sequence ATGAACGACCTCGACCAACTGGAAGCCCAATCCATCTACATCTTCCGCGAAGCCTTCAACCGGCTCGACAAGATCGCCATGCTGTGGTCCATCGGCAAGGACAGCAACGTCATGCTGTGGCTGGCGCGCAAGGCTTTCTTCGGCCATGTGCCGTTCCCGGTTCTGCATGTGGACACCAGCTACAAGATCCCGGAAATGATCGAATTCCGCGACCGGGTGGCGAAGGACTGGAAGCTGCCCCTGATCATCGGTCAGAACAAGGCGGCGCTTGAGGCCGGCATGCACCCCGACCAAGGCCGGGTCACCTGCTGCTCGGCCTTGAAGACCGAAGGGCTGAAGGCGCTTTTGGCCGAACACGGCTTTACCGGCGTCATCGCCGGCATCCGCCGCGACGAGGAAGGCACGCGGGCCAAGGAACGGGTGTTCAGCCCGCGCAACGACACCAACGAATGGGACGTGCGCGACCAGCCGCCGGAATTCTGGGACCAGTTCAAGACCGATTTCGCCCCCGGCACCCACTTGCGCATCCATCCGCTGCTGGCCTGGACCGAGTTGGACGTGTGGCGTTACATCGCCCGCGAGGGCATCCCGGTGGTCGATCTCTATTTCTCCAAGAACGGGCGGCGCTATCGCTCGTTGGGCTGCGCGCCCTGCACCGGCTCCATCGCCTCGACCGCGTCCACCGTCGACGAGATCGTCGAGGAACTGGAGACCACCAAGACGTCCGAGCGCGCTGGTCGCGCCCAGGACAAGGAATCCGAAGACGCCTTCGAGCGGCTGCGCGCCGCCGGTTATATGTAA
- the cysC gene encoding adenylyl-sulfate kinase, producing MSNTPLKIVVVGHVDHGKSTLVGRLLHETGALPEGKVEYLKEVCDKRGMPFEWAFVMDALQAERDQGITIDTSQLRFHTGNRPVLIIDAPGHKEFLKNMITGAASAEAAVLVIDAHEGVQEQSRRHGYLLHLLGLTQIAVAVNKMDLVDWSEARFQEVEAEIRAYLGGIGVTPTHVVPVSARGGDNINAVSEKSAWYKGPSVIGALDGFAAAAVATDLALRLPVQDVYKFDSRRIISGRIESGRIKVGDRLTFSPSGKSARVASIEGWAGSDITVLSAGAGQSVGVTLDEPIFVERGQVAHLAEAAPALAHEIRARVFWLGRDPLALGDRLKLKLATAEYHVEVAAIEKVIDVEDLGSHQGAQVGRNAVAELVFRSRGAMAFDTFGDNARLGRFVLVHGYDIVGGGIVGAAMDNRNIFHVDHQVTSESRARANGHKGGVLWLTGLSGAGKSTIAMELERRLFQKGWQVNALDGDNVRHGLCSDLGFSPEDRSENIRRVGEIGHLFARAGMLVITAFISPYRADRDRVRAIDPEAFHEIHVATGLDECERRDPKGLYKKARKGEIIDFTGVSAPYEAPENPELTLNTDGKSVEETVSELVSYVEAQFGRNAVDTMTAWTFRI from the coding sequence ATGTCCAACACTCCGCTCAAGATCGTCGTCGTCGGCCATGTGGACCACGGCAAGTCCACCCTGGTCGGTCGTCTGCTGCACGAAACCGGCGCCCTGCCCGAAGGCAAGGTCGAGTACCTGAAGGAAGTCTGCGACAAGCGCGGCATGCCGTTCGAATGGGCCTTCGTCATGGATGCGCTTCAGGCCGAACGCGACCAGGGCATCACCATCGACACCTCGCAATTGCGGTTCCATACCGGCAACCGTCCGGTGCTGATCATCGATGCCCCCGGCCACAAGGAATTCCTGAAGAACATGATCACCGGCGCCGCGTCCGCCGAAGCCGCCGTGCTGGTCATCGACGCCCATGAAGGCGTGCAGGAACAATCCCGCCGCCATGGCTATCTGCTGCACCTCCTGGGCCTGACCCAGATCGCCGTCGCCGTCAACAAGATGGATCTGGTCGATTGGTCGGAAGCCCGCTTCCAGGAGGTGGAAGCGGAAATCCGCGCCTATCTGGGCGGCATCGGCGTCACCCCCACCCATGTGGTGCCGGTGTCGGCGCGCGGTGGCGACAACATCAACGCCGTTTCGGAAAAGTCGGCCTGGTACAAGGGGCCGTCGGTGATCGGCGCGCTGGATGGTTTCGCTGCCGCTGCCGTCGCTACCGATCTGGCTTTGCGCCTGCCGGTGCAGGACGTCTACAAGTTCGACAGCCGCCGCATCATCTCGGGCCGCATCGAAAGCGGGCGCATCAAGGTGGGCGACCGCCTGACCTTCTCGCCCTCGGGCAAGTCGGCCCGCGTCGCCAGCATCGAAGGCTGGGCCGGGTCCGACATCACCGTGCTCAGTGCCGGTGCCGGCCAGTCGGTGGGCGTCACCCTGGACGAGCCCATTTTCGTCGAGCGCGGTCAAGTGGCCCATCTGGCCGAAGCCGCCCCGGCCTTGGCCCATGAAATCCGGGCCCGCGTGTTCTGGCTGGGCCGCGACCCGCTGGCCTTGGGCGACCGCCTCAAGCTGAAGCTGGCCACCGCCGAATATCACGTGGAAGTGGCGGCCATCGAGAAGGTCATCGACGTCGAGGATCTGGGCAGTCACCAGGGCGCCCAGGTCGGTCGCAACGCCGTGGCCGAACTGGTGTTCCGTTCACGCGGGGCTATGGCCTTCGACACCTTCGGCGACAACGCCCGGCTGGGCCGCTTCGTCCTGGTGCACGGCTACGATATCGTCGGCGGCGGCATCGTCGGTGCCGCCATGGACAACCGCAACATCTTCCATGTGGATCATCAGGTGACCTCGGAATCCCGGGCACGGGCCAATGGTCACAAGGGCGGTGTGTTGTGGCTGACCGGCCTGTCGGGTGCCGGGAAGTCGACCATCGCCATGGAACTGGAGCGCCGCCTATTCCAGAAGGGCTGGCAGGTCAACGCGTTGGACGGCGACAATGTCCGCCACGGCCTGTGCAGCGATCTGGGCTTCAGCCCCGAGGACCGCAGCGAAAACATCCGCCGCGTCGGCGAGATCGGCCATCTGTTCGCCCGGGCCGGCATGCTGGTGATCACCGCCTTCATCAGCCCCTATCGCGCCGACCGCGACCGGGTGCGTGCCATTGATCCCGAGGCCTTTCATGAAATCCATGTCGCCACCGGCTTGGATGAATGCGAACGCCGCGACCCCAAGGGTCTGTACAAAAAGGCACGCAAGGGCGAAATCATCGATTTCACCGGCGTTTCCGCCCCCTATGAGGCGCCGGAAAATCCTGAATTGACCCTGAATACCGATGGCAAGTCGGTGGAGGAGACGGTGAGCGAATTGGTCTCCTATGTGGAAGCCCAGTTCGGGCGCAACGCGGTGGACACCATGACCGCCTGGACTTTTCGTATTTAG
- a CDS encoding PAS domain S-box protein has translation MPFKRRAVLSRLRSRISELELAQKEANASRDALMATTRALRESEERYALAMRGPNEGLWDWNPITKELYLSARLLAILGFSGETVRTTSHDWLKMVHPDDRVPYQSTLVQHLKGQTDHFECEYRVRGRNGEYRWILSRGLAVRDENGVATRMVGSIGDVTDRKRREAVLRASEARFRSLVEAAASIIVVVGADGRVREFNREAERMFGLSAAAAIGRAWSTILDSNRVGQDGDRFDQWLDEVRKGWQVRDRETVLGQHIISWNLAPLSDDDGIVIVGQDITQRRRAETALRQANDLLEYRVAARTAEAEAACRQAEEANRCKSEFLANMSHELRTPLNAIIGFSDAMRLGVMGPVENPLYAEYVQAIWESGTHLLSIINDVLDLSKVEAGHFDLAPERLPLTPLAEQVIRLMAEKAMRHRLELRLQVDGDPGHALVDPLRLKQVLFNLLANAVKFTPAGGHVILSLGRDDGGSWIKVADSGIGMRPEDIDRVLEPFVQIDSHLSRRNMGTGLGLPLAKRFIELHGGTLALASQPGQGTVVTIRLSPAMALC, from the coding sequence GTGCCTTTCAAGCGGCGTGCGGTTCTCAGTCGCTTGCGGTCGCGCATCAGCGAGTTGGAACTGGCGCAAAAAGAGGCCAATGCCTCCCGTGACGCGCTGATGGCCACCACCCGCGCCCTGCGTGAAAGCGAAGAGCGCTATGCCCTGGCCATGCGCGGCCCCAACGAGGGTCTGTGGGACTGGAACCCGATCACCAAGGAACTGTATCTGTCCGCCCGCTTGCTGGCCATTTTGGGGTTTTCCGGTGAAACCGTGCGCACCACCTCGCACGATTGGCTGAAGATGGTGCATCCCGATGACCGGGTGCCCTATCAATCCACCCTGGTCCAGCATCTCAAAGGCCAAACCGACCACTTTGAATGCGAATATCGGGTCCGCGGTCGCAATGGCGAATACCGCTGGATTTTGTCGCGCGGTCTGGCGGTCCGCGACGAAAACGGTGTGGCAACCCGTATGGTCGGGTCCATCGGCGACGTCACCGACCGGAAACGGCGCGAGGCGGTTCTGCGGGCCAGCGAAGCGCGCTTCCGTTCCCTGGTCGAGGCCGCCGCCAGCATCATCGTCGTCGTCGGTGCCGATGGAAGGGTGCGCGAATTCAACCGTGAGGCCGAGCGCATGTTCGGTCTGTCGGCGGCGGCGGCCATCGGTCGGGCCTGGAGCACTATCCTGGATAGCAATCGGGTGGGCCAAGACGGCGATCGCTTCGATCAATGGCTGGATGAGGTGCGCAAGGGCTGGCAGGTGCGCGATCGCGAAACGGTGCTGGGCCAGCACATCATTTCGTGGAATCTGGCGCCGCTGAGCGATGATGACGGTATCGTCATCGTCGGTCAGGACATCACCCAGCGTCGCCGGGCGGAAACCGCGCTCAGGCAGGCCAACGATCTGTTGGAATACCGTGTTGCCGCCCGCACCGCCGAAGCCGAGGCGGCCTGCCGCCAGGCGGAAGAGGCCAACCGCTGCAAAAGCGAGTTCCTGGCCAATATGAGCCATGAATTACGCACACCCTTGAATGCCATCATCGGTTTTTCCGACGCCATGCGCCTTGGGGTGATGGGGCCGGTGGAAAATCCGCTTTACGCTGAATACGTCCAGGCCATCTGGGAATCGGGCACGCACCTTTTGTCCATTATCAACGACGTCCTCGACCTGTCCAAGGTCGAGGCCGGTCACTTCGACCTGGCGCCCGAACGGCTGCCGCTGACGCCTTTAGCCGAGCAGGTGATCCGGCTGATGGCGGAAAAGGCCATGCGCCACCGTCTCGAACTGCGCCTGCAGGTGGATGGCGATCCTGGCCATGCTTTGGTCGACCCGCTGCGGCTGAAGCAGGTTCTGTTCAACTTGCTGGCCAACGCCGTCAAGTTCACTCCTGCCGGCGGTCATGTCATTCTGTCCTTGGGCCGCGATGACGGCGGCAGTTGGATCAAGGTCGCCGATTCGGGTATCGGCATGAGGCCGGAAGATATCGACCGGGTGTTGGAACCCTTCGTCCAGATCGATTCCCACCTGAGCCGACGCAATATGGGGACCGGGCTGGGCTTGCCCTTGGCCAAGCGTTTCATCGAGTTGCATGGCGGCACCTTGGCCCTGGCCAGCCAGCCGGGGCAGGGGACGGTGGTGACCATCCGTCTGTCGCCGGCCATGGCGCTATGCTAG